Within Sulfurihydrogenibium subterraneum DSM 15120, the genomic segment TTCTTGTTTTGTTATGTATATACAAAGCTTTTTAACTTCTTCTGGAGCTGATGGAACAGTTGCGGGAAAACCAACCCTTTTTAAAACGGGAATATCAACTATATCATCTCCCATGTATAAAATTTCTTCATCTTGTAGGGAGTACTTTTCTTTAATGTATTTATAATGTTGAAGTTTGTTAGAAGAGTTTTGAAAAACTTCAGTTATACCAAGTTCAACTGCTCTTTTGTTTACTATCTCAGAGTTTCTTCCTGTTATTATGGCTGTTTTTATGCCTGATAGATGAAGCATATGTATTCCTATTCCATCTTTTACACAAAAGTTTTTAATCTCTCTACCTTCACTGTCATAGATGATTTTTCCATCTGTAAGGACACCATCTACGTCAAAAATAAACCACTTAATCTTTTTAGCTTTTTCTTCTAACATAGGTAATATTTTATCATAATTAGGAAGGTGGCTTAAAAGCCACCTTTTTGATTTACATAAGAGATTTTATAGCTTCATCTATTCTTTTTTCCAACTCTTCAACAGCTTCTTTAGCCTGTGGATATTTTGTTCCATCTAAAAGTAGAGAAGGTCTTGTTCTGACTATGTAAGTTTTGTCATCACCTTCGTACTGGTATATTGTTATAACAAACGGGGATAAAGCTATAGCGTTAGGGTCGTTAGTTACGATTTTATAAAGAGTTGCCATGCTTGTAACTAAGAAGTTTTGCATGTAGTCAATTTTTAATTTTTTGTAATCAGGGAAGAGTTTTATGTTGTTTGCAAGTGGAGCCACTGGGTCTGTTGTTGTAACTACTATTATCTGTGCAGCTTCTAAGTTTCCTTTTAGAGCTATCATAACATCTCCTGGGTCTCCATCAACTTTATAAACAACCAATCCTTTTCCAGAGTCTGAGCCTTCAGTTTTACTTTGTGTAGAGGAGGTTTGTTGTTGAGGTTTGGTTTCTTTTTTTTCTTTTGCGTAAGATATGGATACTGTTGTAAATAGTAAAAGTGCTAAAAGAGCTCTTAACATAAAAACACCTCCTATTTTTTTATAAAATTATATCAAAATATATTAATGTATTGGAATATAAGCGTACCCTTCGTTTTGCCAGTTGACAAGACCTATAAAGGCATTAGGGATAAGCTCTACGAATGGGTATAAGGTTTTAGGGTCAATTTTTTTACCTTTCATTCCTTGTTCACACATCTGAAACCTTACGCCGTAATTTTTATGAAGGTATTCTAACTTTGCTTGTAATTCTTTTTGTGCTTCTATTAAAGTTTTATCGTCTTTGTAAGGAGAGTTTTGAAGGTCTTTTATGAAAAACTTGTAAGCATCGCCGTGTATTATAACTACTACTTTTAACTCTTTTAGATTATTTTTATAGTATTCTGCAGAATTTGCTACACCACTTAAAAGATACATTTTAAACCTGTTTAAATCCCCTGTGGTAAGGTTGATAACCGCTTTTGGATTGTCCTGTCCAAATGAAAAACCTATAAAAAGAAGGATAAAAGCTAAAAACTTTTTCACAGTAATACCTCCCAAATTATTCAAAATCTTCTAAGTCTAAATCGTTATATATTTTATAAACGTTGGCATCGTTAAATACATCGTACATAACATAATTTTTATAAGGAGAGTTTTGGTTTATGTAAGCTTTTATCTCGTCTAAGGATTTGCCTTGTTCTTTTAGTTTTTTAATTGTATTGCGAGTGTATTCTAAGTAGTTATAAGTAAAGTCAATAGCTTTTTTATCCATAGGTTCGTTATGTCCGCCTAATATTACTTTAGGGTCTAAATTTTTCATCTCATTTAAAACTTTTAGCCAGTTTTTAGAAGAAGCTCCTCTGTC encodes:
- a CDS encoding KdsC family phosphatase; this translates as MLEEKAKKIKWFIFDVDGVLTDGKIIYDSEGREIKNFCVKDGIGIHMLHLSGIKTAIITGRNSEIVNKRAVELGITEVFQNSSNKLQHYKYIKEKYSLQDEEILYMGDDIVDIPVLKRVGFPATVPSAPEEVKKLCIYITKQEGGNGAVREVIDLVLKIQGKYKDIIKKYCNLE
- a CDS encoding DsrE family protein — its product is MKKFLAFILLFIGFSFGQDNPKAVINLTTGDLNRFKMYLLSGVANSAEYYKNNLKELKVVVIIHGDAYKFFIKDLQNSPYKDDKTLIEAQKELQAKLEYLHKNYGVRFQMCEQGMKGKKIDPKTLYPFVELIPNAFIGLVNWQNEGYAYIPIH